Part of the Scyliorhinus torazame isolate Kashiwa2021f chromosome 8, sScyTor2.1, whole genome shotgun sequence genome, CACCGGGAACAACCTATGAGATCCTGAATGCCAGGACCAACCACGACTGCACAGCTGGACTCGGGTTTGCGATGCACGAGCTCAACCTCGTGCGGGTGGAGGAACAGACCCACCAACGGATGGTGAAGGAGCTCTTCCTGGGAGACATTCATACGAACTGGGCTCAGAGAACCCATTATCGACCTACTGGTTATCAATGCCCCCTGCAGGCAGCTTTGGTAAGTGTGCGAGTGTCCATTACATTTCAACATCGTGGAATTGCATGGGATTCTATGAGACCATTCTCATagcatcactacagtgcagaaggaggccatttggcccatcgagtctacactgatcctctaaaagagtaccctacctaggcccatacctCAAATATATCCCTGGaaccccacccatccttttgtGGACACCAAGggcccatttatcatggccaatccacctaatctgcacatctttggactgtggggggaaaccggagcacccggaggaaacccacgcagacacggggagaatgccacAGGGACAGTCACCcacaagaccggaatcgaacccgggtccctgccactatgCCActatgcagcagcagtgctaaccactgtgctatcgtgccacccactccctcatgtatttatccaatttcccccTAAATGCATCAATTCTGTTTGCTTAACCATTCCATGAGttcgtgagttccacattctaatcaccCTTCAAGTAAAGACATTTATCGGTGACTATTTTGTATTTATTGCCCCGAGCCCCCTCCCCCCTAATTGGAAACAGCTTCTGTACATTCACCCGATCAAACTTTGTCATAATTTTCCTAATTAGAGGGAAGAACCCCAAACTCAATCTTTTCCCAGATGAGGTCCATTtggatcttccaccatcctgctggTTGCATGATACAACCGTAATGCCGTTGTTGACTAATCGTTCTCTGTCAGTTAGTTTACAACAGACCTAGATATGAGGGAATGAAAACGCCCAGTGGTAGAAATGTTACCATGTGATCACCACAACTGCTTGGGTTGGCTTAGTGTATCTAACAATGAACATGTCTCAATCTGCTGAATGTGTAACCAAACCAAAATGGACAAAaggtctttgaggaggtgaccaagcatgtggatgaaggtaaagcagtggatgtagtgtacatggattttagtaaggcatttgataaggttccccatggtaggcttctgcagaaagtaaggaggcatgggatagtgggaaatttggccagttagataacgaactggctaaccgatagaagtcagagagtggtggtggatggcaaatattcagcctggatcccagttaccagtggcgtaccgcagggatcagttctgggtcctctgctgtttgtgattttcattaatgacttggatgagggagttgaagggtgggtcagtaaatttgcagacgatacgaagattggtggagttgtggatagtaaggagggctgttgtcggctgcaaagagacatagataggatgcagagctgggctgagaagtggcagatggagtttaaccctgaaaagtgtgaggttgtccattttggaaggacaaatatgaatgcggaatatagggttaacggtagagttcttggcaatgaggaggagtagagagatcttggggtctatgttcatacatctttgaaagttgccactcaagtggatagagctgtgaagaaggcctatggtgtgctagcgttcattaacagaaggattgaatttaagagccgtgaggtgatgatgcagctgtacaaaactttggtaaggccacatttggagtactgtgtacagttctggtcgcctcattttaggaaggatgtggaagctttggaaaaggtgcaaaggagatttaccaggatgttgcctggaatggagagtagatcttacgaggaaaggttgagggtgctaggccttttctcattagaacagagaaggatgaggggcgacttgatagaggtttataagatgatcaggggaatagatagagtagacagtcagagactttttccccgggtggaacaaaccattacaaggggacataaatttaaggcgaatggtggaagatcttgggggatgtcagaggtaggttctgtacccagagagtagtgggggcatggaatgcactgcctgtggaagtagttgagtcagaaacattagggaccttcaagcagctattggataggtacatggattacggtaaaatgatatagtgtagatttatttgttcttaagggcagcacggtagtattgtggatagcacaattgcttcacagctccagggtcccaggttcgattccggcttgggtcactgtctgtgcggagtctgcacatcctccccgtgtctgcgtgggtttcctccgggtgctccggtttcctcccacagtccaaagatgtgcaggctaggtggattggccatgataaattgcccttagtgtccaaaattgcccttagtgttgggtggaggtgttgactttgggtagggtgctctttccaagagccggtgcagactcaatgggctgaatggcctccttctgcactgtaaattcgatgataatctatgattaatctaggacaaaggttcggcacaacatcgtgggctgaagggcctgttctgtgctgtatttttctatgttctgtgttctatgaaagGAGATATCAGGAGGAGTGTCGaacacttggtcaaagaggtggaccttaaggagtgtcttaaagggaaAGTCGGAGAGGTTCAGAGAGTGAGCTGTGACTGTTGAATCATTGTGGACTTGATACAAACTGGGAAGAGCTATAGCTGAGGGTGAATCCAGCTCTTAACTGTGCAGGGTTCTTCTGGGTAAAGACTATTAGAGCTCCCCTTTTCTAAGTTATCGCCCCATTACAAACAGCTCCTGCATCTAATCTCGTAGCATAGTGTGCCAGTTTGGTGGATTCTCTGAGACAAGTAGAGTCAGTGGAGACTGTGTGAGGCAAATGCAAACATAAAACATGGAGTTGAGGGGAAATAGAAACCCTTTCCTGGAGCAATGTggtgatttcatagatttcatagaatttacagtgcagaagtgggtTACTCCATTCACACCACCTTTGGTGCCCATGCCTCATCAACCAAGGCCTTGGAGTTCccaaaacctctccatctctctcctcctttaagacattccttcaAGCCTGACCAGGCTTTTAGTAACTAATCCTAATTCCTCAGTATTAACTCTGGTCACTCTCCTTATTTTTGTCTGATTAAACAAAGCGAAGACCTGTGGGAACATTGGCTACATTAATGCAAGTTGTTCCTGTTACAGCTGCTGATACTGACGTTTACTCTGGCCGTATGTTTGGATTGTTCTCAAATTGCTGAATGAAAAATTGAAAACCATGGTTTTTACAATGCAGAGGGAGTCCATTCTGCCTATCCTGTTTGCATATAATCTGTGCTGTACCTGCTCAAGAGTGTTGGGACATGGTAGAGGTACATCGATTTGTATCCAACCCATGGTATACTTGACCCTGATATGTTTGATGGAAGGGTGTAGTGGGAATTTTAATCTGTTTCTAACAtgggctgtccctgtcctgggagtatttggtagggacagtgtagagggagcttcactctatatctaaccccgtgttgtacctgtcctgggagtgtttgatagggacagtgtagagggagcttcactctatatctaaccctgtgttgtccctgtcctgggagtgttagatagggacagtgtagagggagctttactctgtatctaaccccgtgctgtacctgccctggaagtgtttgatgggacagtgtagagggagctttactctgtatctaaccccgtgttgtacctgccctgggagtgtttgatggggacagtgtagagggatctttactatgtatctaaccccgtgctgtacctgtcctgggagtcatgatgtggagatgccggcattggactggggtgagcacagtaaaaagtcttacaacaccaggttaacgtccaacaggtttgcttcaaatcactagctttcggagcactgctccttcctcaggtgaatggtacTGGAGTACCATTCAACCCAtattgtatctgccctgggagtgtttgatgggacagtgtagagggagctttactctgtatcttaccgcgtgttttcatagattatcatagaatttacagtgcagaaggaggccattcagcccatcgagtctgcacctgctcttggaaagagtaccctacccaaggccaagacctccaccctatccccataacccagtgaccccacccaacactaagggcaattttggacactaagggcaatttatcatggccaatccagctaacctgcacatctttggactgtgggaggaaaccggagcacccagaggaaacccacgcacacacggggaggatgtgcagactccgcacagacagtgacccaagctgaaatcgaacctgggaccctggagctgtgaagcaattgtgctatccacaatgctaccgtgctgcccgtgttgtacctgtcctgggagtcatgATATGGAgaggccggcgttggactggggtgagcacagtcttacaacaccaggttaaagtccaactggtttgcttcgaatcactagcttttggagcactgctccttcctcgggtgaatggtaCCATTCAACCCATGTTGtatctgccctggaagtgtttgatggggacagtgttgagggaactttactctgtatctaactccgtgctgtaactgccctgaaagtgtttgatggggacagtatagagggaactttactctgtatctaaccccatgttgtacctgtcctgagagtgtttgattggattggatttgtttgtcacatgtaccgaggtacagtgaaaagtattttcctgcaatcaactcaccagatcattaagtatatgggaagaaaagggaataaaagaaaatacataatggggtaacacaaggtatacaatgtaactacataagcactggcatcggatgaagcatacagggtgtcgagttaatgaggtcagtccataagagggtcatttaggagtctggtaacagcggggaagaagctgtttttgagtctgttcgtgtgtgttctcagatttctgtatctcctgcccgatggaagaagatggGGACAATATAAAGGGTTCTTACCCCCTCCAGGATCTTGCATAGTTTTTAATGCATAgaaactggccattcagcccaactggtcatTGCTGGCATTTATGCTCCTCCTAGCCTTTCTCTTCTAACTTTATCATCTGAatcctctattcccttctccttcGCATGCTTGCCTAACCTTCCCGGAAATGCGCCTACATTATTCACCTCAACTAATCTCTGTTGTACAAAGCTGCGCCATCTAagcactctctgagtaaataagctGTTCCAGAACTCATCTAATGGTTTCACTACATTGTATAGGTCTTTAATGGGTGGcagtggcactgctacctcacagcacaagggacccgagttcaattttggcctcaggtgactgtgtggagcttgcacgttctacctgtgtctgcgtgggtttcctccggtttccccccacagtccaaagatgagcaggtttggtggattagccatgataaatgcgcccccccccccccatgtgcccgcctccccccccccaacccccaatccgTCCTGCAGTTATGGCCTTATCAACCATCATTGTTCCATTTAATGATTTGTGCTCTAATTTCTCCTCAGAATGAGCACAAACAATTCTTCCCATGAATGGCCAGGTGAACTCTGACCAACTGCAGATGCTCAGAGTGGTTTTGCTGTTTATTCTGCTCATGTTTGCTGATGGAGATTCTCCTCTTTCTGCTCCACAGCATCACGTGCACCCGTGTGTGGCCTGCGGGATCATCTACCGGGCAGATGAGCACCATCCGCCGATCCTGCCCGCCCAACAGGAGGCCGCCGCCCGCCTGGGTGGGCAGTGGGCAAGCCGGTTGTGCGAGGTGCGCCCGGCTGTCCTTTTCCTCACCAGGTATTTTGTGTTTCACGACAGTAGCCACACCTGGGAGGGTCACTACACCCACTTCTCTGACCCAGCCTGCAGGAGACCCACGTTCCTGGTCCGTGCCTGGGGTGACTACAGCAAGGGTAGTTCCTCCACCCGGGAAAGGCGAGGCACTGACTTCACATTCACAGCACGGCGGGCGTGGGTGACGCCTTTGGACGTGACCATGATCTTGCTGTTGAACGTCTCTACCGAAGGATCCTGCGGGATGGCTGCCCCTTGGCTGCTGGGGCAGGAGCAGGAGGTCAGCTCCACCAATGGCTGCCTGGCACTGggcatccagctccctcacactgagtaCGAACTGGTCAGGATCGAAGTGGACTCGGCCAATCGCCGCCTGTTGTTCCTCGGCGAGCGGCCCACGGACGGAACAAGTCCCAACACTCCAGGCAAACGGGCCACCTCTTACCAGACTCCACTCCTTCAGTGCTCCATGGAGACTGTAGGGTTCGCCATGCAAGTGAGGCAATACCAGCACAGAGAGACTGGGAATCATGGAGCAATGACATGGGAAAACCGCTGGGTGGTGAGACTCGGGTTACTGTTGGCATTCACAGAATTGTTCCTGAACTAAACTAACACCGACTGCTGAAACGATGCAAGGACTCATTCCAGGTGGCCATTGCAGGCAGAATATTTCTCTACTCTTAATCCCACAGCAAGCAAACATCACACTAtttgtgaaattatccattttcaGCTCAACTTTTGTTAAAACTGAGAATAAATATTATTAAATTGATGCAGGCACTCACCAACGGGGCCATTATACGCCTATTGATTTTCTCATCTGTGAGGATCTAGTCCAGTTAAGCTGATGCCAGGTCCACATTGCAGGACTGTGTTAGATATTAATAAGTGAGATGATCTGAGATTGAGATACATCTGATTTGATTCCTAACAATGGGACCAGTAACCCTCTATAAAAATGGGGCTGAAATGTGGAATTCGAGACTGTGAGGATTGCGATGTAATACATCGTATTTACATTGATGCTGAAACACACTGGGTCACAGGGAAACACCGAGTCATCAACATGCAACACCACGCACTAACAGAGCAACACCACACACCAACATAGTAACACCATGCACCAACATAGATGTTGTAATatggattagaccataagaccataagacataggagcggaagtaaggccattcggcccatcgagtccactccaccattcaatcatggctgatttcaactccatttacccgctctctctccatagcccttaattcctcgagaaatcaagaatttatcaacttctgtcttaaagacactcaacgtcccggcctccaccgccctctgtggcaatgaattccacagacccaccactctctggctgaagaaatttctcctcatctctgttctaaagtggctcccttttattctaaggctgtgcccccgggtcctagtctcccctgctaatggaaacaacttccctacgtccaccctatctaagccattcattatcttgtaagtttctattagatctcccctcaacctcctaaactccaacgaatataatcccaggatcctcagacgttcatcgtatgttaggcctaccattcctgggatcatccgtgtgaatctccgctggacccgctccagtgccagtatgtccttcctaaggtgtggggcccaaaattgctcacagtattctaaatggggcctaactaatgctttataa contains:
- the apcdd1l gene encoding protein APCDD1-like encodes the protein MIIGSEISTLPGLTLCWMLGREAGSFPLLGVLSLQELDMLLVRFVKLTLSVWIIVTFPGLLSAEAARLHWEPLCLHQLRHLQDASRITIVIPPRLEGHWISTRCEVRPGPEFITRSYMFYLNGTFKAYQFYYTDHQCTRPAYTLVIKGKTRLRQASWVTRGATEASYRLQQVAIAFHSGQALAAILDRMNHSCAGFNHLRIAWSPGTTYEILNARTNHDCTAGLGFAMHELNLVRVEEQTHQRMVKELFLGDIHTNWAQRTHYRPTGYQCPLQAALHHVHPCVACGIIYRADEHHPPILPAQQEAAARLGGQWASRLCEVRPAVLFLTRYFVFHDSSHTWEGHYTHFSDPACRRPTFLVRAWGDYSKGSSSTRERRGTDFTFTARRAWVTPLDVTMILLLNVSTEGSCGMAAPWLLGQEQEVSSTNGCLALGIQLPHTEYELVRIEVDSANRRLLFLGERPTDGTSPNTPGKRATSYQTPLLQCSMETVGFAMQVRQYQHRETGNHGAMTWENRWVVRLGLLLAFTELFLN